Proteins encoded by one window of Phytohabitans houttuyneae:
- a CDS encoding PadR family transcriptional regulator translates to MLDDELLMTHQQELRRGTVVLACLLILRKPNYGYALLDLLERSGFAVDANTLYPLLRRLEKQGLLTSDWNTDESRPRKFYRTSDLGEELAETLSHDWDELHAAFHTLKGES, encoded by the coding sequence ATGCTCGACGATGAACTGCTCATGACGCACCAGCAGGAGCTGCGTCGCGGCACCGTCGTGCTCGCCTGCCTGCTGATCCTGCGCAAGCCCAACTACGGCTACGCCCTGCTCGACCTGCTCGAGCGCAGCGGCTTCGCCGTCGACGCCAACACGCTGTATCCACTTCTGCGCCGGCTGGAAAAGCAGGGCCTGCTCACCAGCGACTGGAACACCGACGAGTCCCGGCCGCGCAAGTTCTACCGCACCAGTGACCTGGGCGAGGAGCTTGCCGAGACCCTGAGCCACGACTGGGACGAGCTGCACGCCGCGTTCCACACCCTGAAGGGCGAGTCATGA
- a CDS encoding permease prefix domain 1-containing protein → MTTTTTSLTDRYIEATLRRVPARQRPDIERELRTSIADAVDDRLEAGDEPAEAEVAVLTDLGDPTRLAAGYADRPLHLIGPALFVDYTRLLSALLVTVVPAVAAIVGVVQAIDGDSASGIARDAIYAAITAGFQVAFWTTLVFALLERFPGPKLPTRQWTPAALPEPVGRRTRYAELIAETVAMVLFTALILLSPVLPIQKDANGDPIGALDPWLWDNGVIYVFVGLLITSLSFAFAKYYARPSVPFAIGRAAADIATGLTLLWVAANDHILNPAFVEAAGWSSTTPKWTNGIVVAVCVASLVSAVVNGLRDYRQR, encoded by the coding sequence ATGACGACCACGACCACCTCTCTCACCGACCGCTATATCGAGGCCACCCTCCGCCGCGTGCCCGCCCGGCAGCGGCCCGACATCGAGCGCGAGTTGCGTACCTCCATCGCGGACGCGGTGGACGACCGGCTCGAAGCCGGCGACGAGCCCGCGGAGGCCGAGGTGGCGGTGCTCACCGACCTGGGCGACCCGACCCGCCTCGCCGCGGGTTACGCGGACCGCCCGCTCCACCTCATCGGCCCGGCGCTGTTCGTCGACTACACCCGCCTGCTCAGCGCGCTGCTCGTCACGGTGGTGCCCGCCGTGGCCGCGATCGTCGGCGTGGTGCAGGCGATCGACGGCGACAGCGCCTCCGGCATCGCCCGCGACGCGATCTACGCGGCGATCACCGCCGGCTTCCAGGTCGCCTTCTGGACGACGCTGGTCTTCGCGCTCCTCGAGCGCTTTCCGGGGCCGAAGCTGCCCACCCGGCAGTGGACGCCGGCCGCGCTGCCGGAGCCGGTGGGGCGCCGCACGCGGTACGCGGAGCTGATCGCCGAGACCGTGGCGATGGTGCTCTTCACCGCGCTCATCCTGCTCTCCCCCGTGCTGCCCATCCAGAAGGACGCGAACGGCGACCCGATCGGGGCGCTCGACCCGTGGCTGTGGGACAACGGCGTGATCTACGTCTTCGTCGGCCTGCTCATCACGAGCCTGAGTTTCGCCTTCGCCAAGTACTACGCGCGCCCCTCCGTCCCGTTCGCGATCGGGCGGGCGGCCGCCGACATCGCGACCGGGCTCACGCTGCTCTGGGTCGCGGCGAACGACCACATCCTCAACCCCGCCTTCGTCGAGGCGGCCGGCTGGTCGTCCACGACGCCCAAGTGGACCAACGGGATCGTGGTCGCCGTCTGCGTCGCCTCGCTGGTCAGCGCCGTCGTCAACGGCCTGCGCGACTACCGCCAGCGCTGA
- a CDS encoding NAD(P)-dependent alcohol dehydrogenase has translation MKAIVYDRYGPPDVLRYADVERPASPGAGQVLVKVHTASLNFGDRAVMRGEPGAIRLGMGLRRPRAKILGRAVAGTVEAVGPGVTRFQPGDDVFGEVSQNGFAEYTLAKQKHLAAKPAGVTFEQAATLPVAANTALQGIRLGEVGPDTRLLVNGASGGVGTFAVQLAKALGAHVTATCSGRNADLVRAIGADAVIDYTTGDVTSGEARFDVVFDLVGDKPLAAMRQVLTPRGMYIASFGGGGKVLGPMPRLLAMMVRAPFASQRLRPLVATPKGAELAELAEMVAAGTLDPVIERSCPLSETADAIRFIEEHHAQGKFVLTV, from the coding sequence ATGAAGGCGATCGTCTACGACCGGTACGGCCCGCCCGACGTCCTGCGCTACGCGGACGTGGAGCGCCCCGCCTCCCCCGGCGCCGGCCAGGTGCTCGTCAAGGTGCACACCGCCTCCCTCAACTTCGGCGACCGCGCCGTGATGCGCGGCGAGCCCGGCGCGATCCGGCTCGGCATGGGGCTGCGCCGGCCGAGGGCAAAAATCCTCGGCAGAGCGGTCGCCGGCACCGTCGAGGCGGTCGGGCCGGGCGTCACCCGCTTCCAGCCGGGCGACGACGTGTTCGGTGAGGTCAGCCAGAACGGCTTCGCGGAGTACACGCTGGCCAAGCAGAAGCACCTGGCCGCCAAGCCGGCCGGCGTGACGTTCGAGCAGGCGGCCACGCTGCCGGTCGCGGCCAACACCGCACTGCAGGGCATCCGCCTGGGCGAGGTCGGCCCGGACACCCGCCTGCTGGTCAACGGCGCGTCGGGCGGGGTTGGCACGTTCGCGGTGCAGCTCGCCAAGGCGCTGGGCGCGCACGTCACCGCGACCTGCAGCGGACGCAACGCCGACCTGGTCCGCGCGATCGGCGCGGACGCGGTCATCGACTACACGACCGGTGACGTCACGAGCGGCGAGGCCCGCTTCGACGTGGTGTTCGACCTGGTCGGCGACAAGCCCTTAGCCGCCATGCGCCAGGTCCTCACGCCCCGCGGCATGTACATCGCGTCGTTCGGCGGCGGCGGCAAGGTGCTCGGCCCGATGCCCCGCCTGCTGGCCATGATGGTGAGGGCACCCTTCGCGTCACAGCGCCTGCGCCCCCTGGTCGCCACCCCCAAGGGCGCCGAGCTGGCCGAGCTCGCCGAGATGGTCGCGGCCGGCACGCTCGACCCGGTGATCGAGCGCTCCTGCCCCCTGAGCGAGACCGCGGACGCGATCCGCTTCATCGAGGAGCACCACGCGCAGGGCAAGTTCGTCCTCACGGTGTGA
- a CDS encoding ArnT family glycosyltransferase codes for MTTTAAATAPEPARERWVVPARLRRWLYPLVVALLLGQMAVAMVTAAVQQTPTIDEPVYVGAAVWQTQEHSLRYNPEHPPLGKLLIGAGLAFSGAEVDPGFQGDQTALGRHLLYESGHDPWRLMFLARLPVILLTLLFGLVVLAFARDVAGAAGGLVALALYAFSPDVIAHGSLATLDVPVVGFLLTSVWLAWRARQRPRLYAPLAGLALGAALSVKMSALPAVPLLLLLIFLSVWAAAGRTWRAAAWGLAAAVLAVAVVWASYLAVDPRLEWVPPPDVPASGGWRGLVARVLPFPAAYGDGLRMQFGFEGARWTGFLFGEVYTGGRWYYLPAALLVKSPLGAMALWLAGAVALIATPRLRAAAPYVLAPAALLLAVAMTGSRDFGTRYALVVPIFLAVAAAAVMTVRWRALRIVAVVLVGLVAASSLRTFPYYLPYANEAFGGPARTHEHLHDSNVDWGQDLGRLADRLRSRYPGERVWLVYKGSGVPSWYGIEASDPLALPAGEVRGLLVVSDSSAAKATGPLADLIRTSDPIDTVGHSITIYRRP; via the coding sequence ATGACGACGACCGCGGCGGCGACCGCGCCGGAGCCCGCGCGGGAGCGGTGGGTGGTGCCGGCGCGTCTGCGGCGCTGGCTGTACCCGCTGGTCGTGGCCCTGCTCCTCGGGCAGATGGCGGTCGCGATGGTGACCGCGGCCGTCCAGCAGACGCCGACGATCGACGAGCCGGTTTACGTGGGCGCGGCCGTCTGGCAGACACAGGAGCACAGCCTCCGGTACAACCCGGAGCACCCGCCCCTCGGCAAGCTGCTCATCGGCGCGGGGCTGGCGTTTTCCGGCGCCGAGGTCGACCCCGGCTTCCAGGGCGACCAGACCGCGCTCGGCCGCCACCTGCTGTACGAGTCCGGTCACGACCCGTGGCGCCTCATGTTCCTCGCCCGGCTGCCGGTGATCCTGCTGACGCTGCTGTTCGGGCTGGTGGTGCTGGCGTTCGCGCGGGACGTGGCGGGGGCGGCGGGCGGGCTCGTGGCCCTCGCCCTGTACGCGTTCTCGCCGGACGTCATCGCGCACGGTTCGCTGGCGACGCTGGACGTTCCGGTGGTGGGGTTCCTGCTCACCTCGGTGTGGCTGGCGTGGAGGGCGCGGCAGCGCCCGCGGCTCTACGCGCCGCTGGCAGGGCTGGCACTCGGGGCGGCTCTGTCCGTGAAGATGAGCGCGCTGCCGGCCGTACCATTGCTGCTTTTATTGATCTTTTTGTCGGTGTGGGCGGCGGCCGGTCGGACCTGGCGTGCCGCGGCCTGGGGCCTGGCCGCCGCGGTGCTCGCGGTGGCCGTGGTGTGGGCGTCCTACCTGGCGGTCGACCCGCGGCTGGAGTGGGTGCCGCCGCCGGACGTGCCGGCCAGCGGCGGGTGGCGCGGGTTGGTGGCGCGGGTGCTGCCGTTCCCCGCGGCGTACGGCGACGGGCTGCGCATGCAGTTCGGCTTCGAGGGCGCGCGGTGGACCGGCTTCCTCTTCGGCGAGGTGTACACCGGCGGCCGCTGGTACTACCTGCCGGCCGCGCTGCTGGTGAAGTCGCCGCTTGGCGCGATGGCGCTGTGGCTGGCCGGCGCGGTCGCGCTGATCGCCACGCCGCGGCTGCGGGCGGCCGCGCCGTACGTGCTGGCGCCGGCCGCCCTGCTGCTCGCCGTCGCGATGACCGGGTCGCGCGACTTCGGCACCCGGTACGCGCTGGTGGTGCCGATCTTCCTCGCCGTCGCCGCGGCCGCGGTGATGACGGTGCGGTGGCGGGCGTTACGGATCGTGGCGGTGGTGCTCGTGGGTTTGGTGGCGGCGAGCTCGCTGCGCACGTTTCCGTACTACCTGCCGTACGCGAACGAGGCTTTCGGCGGGCCGGCCCGTACGCACGAGCACCTGCATGACTCCAATGTGGACTGGGGCCAGGATCTGGGGCGGCTGGCCGATCGGCTGCGGTCGCGCTACCCCGGTGAGCGGGTCTGGCTGGTTTACAAGGGCAGCGGAGTGCCGTCGTGGTACGGCATCGAGGCCTCGGACCCGCTCGCGCTGCCGGCGGGTGAGGTGCGCGGGCTGCTCGTCGTATCGGACAGTTCCGCGGCCAAGGCCACGGGCCCGCTGGCCGACCTGATCCGCACGAGCGACCCGATCGACACGGTGGGGCACTCCATCACGATCTACCGCCGGCCGTGA
- a CDS encoding SigE family RNA polymerase sigma factor — protein MTRTAVEEPQTGGSALDDFGAAYRAHYDGMIRLAFVITDSMAAAEDIVQESFVELYRRWPTVRDPESWLHTVVVNRSRSWWRRLLVARRHVARGSPAESTPSTEDGTAVRQALLALSRRQRAAVFLRFYLDLPELAIAEALGCRPGTVKSLLHRALATLREHLDED, from the coding sequence GTGACACGGACCGCGGTAGAGGAGCCCCAGACGGGCGGGAGCGCGTTGGACGACTTCGGCGCGGCGTATCGGGCGCACTACGACGGCATGATCCGGCTCGCCTTCGTTATCACCGACAGCATGGCGGCGGCCGAGGACATCGTGCAGGAGTCGTTCGTCGAGTTGTACCGGCGCTGGCCCACCGTCCGGGACCCGGAGAGCTGGCTGCACACCGTCGTGGTCAACCGGTCCCGGTCGTGGTGGCGGCGCCTGCTGGTGGCCCGCCGCCACGTGGCGCGCGGCTCACCGGCCGAGTCCACGCCGTCAACGGAGGACGGCACCGCCGTGCGGCAGGCGCTGCTGGCGCTGAGCCGCCGCCAGCGGGCCGCCGTCTTCCTCCGCTTCTATCTTGACCTGCCCGAGCTCGCCATCGCCGAAGCGCTCGGCTGCCGCCCCGGCACCGTGAAGTCGCTGCTCCACCGCGCGCTCGCGACCCTGAGGGAGCACCTCGATGAAGATTGA
- a CDS encoding metallophosphoesterase family protein — MANLVPRTRFLLAAAAAALVLLPTAAAQAGGSGHGQPGQQTLWRGDFDGAHAAWSVQTEGAAAGWRGWTFTQRDDWFAAAAPAGVGCDPEHDRPLDQRCFLDGRQQFSRSRGVLAVADNGVAAAKGAVVDGDHPVNSTLASPGVPVAGKRAVELVFSSHYRQAHKAVGRVTVAFDGGAERELLRYSAARVSANGGGDVISGQEVIRVDVPSRARTAVFRFGYASSRPQLFWAVDDVVVRTPLPALPRGAKPVTFQVLSDIQVEGLPYTGGALDLLRREAPAAKGLLLVGDIISGPREQTQEQQVQEYADVSAAFAGHRLPPVYPAIGNHDVRSRVLTKEQQVANFLTFANQWGARIDKPYYEKVVGGVPLLVLGEEGGVPEDEKQDVSDAQLAFLTQRLAYWSTKGKQVLVLRHYPFEWTVSGTYGNFYENGPRDFEIEAIVGRYPNVIFLSGHTHWSPYRRDWAARVVTPGGHRDGYTAINTGALAMEFAPSPEDPWDEDSATDRPESPAVLTVAVYEDRTVVRAFDVLTGEQVNEIEVANPR; from the coding sequence ATGGCCAACCTCGTACCCAGGACCCGATTTCTGCTGGCCGCGGCCGCCGCGGCGCTCGTGCTCCTGCCCACCGCGGCCGCCCAGGCCGGCGGCTCCGGACACGGACAGCCGGGGCAGCAGACGCTGTGGCGCGGTGACTTCGACGGTGCACACGCGGCCTGGTCCGTACAGACCGAGGGCGCGGCGGCCGGCTGGCGTGGCTGGACGTTCACGCAGCGGGACGACTGGTTCGCGGCCGCCGCGCCCGCGGGAGTCGGCTGCGACCCGGAGCACGACCGGCCGCTCGACCAGCGCTGCTTCCTCGACGGGCGGCAGCAGTTCTCCCGCTCGCGGGGTGTGCTCGCGGTCGCCGACAACGGCGTCGCGGCCGCCAAGGGCGCCGTCGTCGACGGGGACCACCCGGTCAACAGCACGCTGGCCAGCCCTGGCGTGCCGGTCGCCGGCAAGCGCGCGGTCGAGCTCGTCTTCTCCTCGCACTACCGCCAGGCGCACAAGGCGGTCGGCCGGGTGACGGTGGCGTTCGACGGCGGCGCCGAGCGGGAGCTGCTGCGCTACTCGGCCGCCCGCGTCAGCGCCAACGGCGGCGGCGACGTCATCTCCGGCCAGGAGGTGATCCGCGTCGACGTGCCCTCCCGGGCGCGCACCGCCGTGTTCCGATTCGGGTACGCCAGCAGCCGGCCGCAGCTGTTCTGGGCGGTGGACGACGTCGTGGTCCGCACCCCGCTGCCGGCGCTGCCGCGCGGTGCGAAGCCGGTGACGTTCCAGGTGCTGAGCGACATCCAGGTGGAAGGGCTGCCGTACACCGGTGGCGCGCTCGACCTGCTGCGCCGCGAGGCACCGGCCGCGAAGGGGCTGCTCCTCGTCGGCGACATCATCAGCGGGCCGCGCGAGCAGACCCAGGAGCAGCAGGTCCAGGAGTACGCGGACGTCAGCGCCGCCTTCGCCGGCCACCGGCTCCCGCCCGTGTACCCGGCCATCGGTAACCACGACGTGCGCAGCCGGGTACTCACCAAGGAGCAGCAGGTCGCCAACTTCCTCACGTTCGCCAACCAGTGGGGCGCGCGGATCGACAAGCCGTACTACGAGAAGGTGGTCGGCGGCGTCCCGCTGCTCGTGCTCGGCGAGGAGGGTGGCGTACCGGAGGACGAGAAGCAGGACGTCAGCGACGCGCAGCTGGCGTTCCTGACGCAGCGGCTCGCGTACTGGTCCACCAAGGGCAAGCAGGTGCTGGTGCTGCGGCACTACCCGTTCGAGTGGACGGTCTCCGGCACCTACGGCAACTTCTACGAGAACGGCCCCCGCGACTTCGAGATCGAGGCGATCGTCGGCCGGTACCCCAATGTGATCTTCCTGAGCGGGCACACGCACTGGTCGCCGTACCGCCGCGACTGGGCTGCCCGCGTCGTCACGCCGGGCGGGCACCGGGACGGCTACACCGCGATCAACACGGGTGCGCTGGCGATGGAGTTCGCGCCGAGCCCCGAGGACCCGTGGGACGAGGACTCCGCCACCGACCGGCCCGAGTCGCCGGCCGTGCTGACCGTGGCCGTGTACGAGGACCGTACCGTCGTGCGCGCCTTCGACGTTCTCACTGGTGAGCAGGTCAACGAGATCGAGGTCGCCAACCCTCGCTGA
- a CDS encoding M20 family metallopeptidase — protein MELDGFLTAAEELLAVPSTADRPEELRRALELVVDFVGPGFRVEWFESSGVPSALVHHGPEARDFRVVLNAHLDVVPATPEQFRPRRDGDRLYARGAQDMKITALAQALAFRETAAALPYPLALQLVADEEIGGRNGTRHQVECGVTAGFVVIGEHSRLDIVADSKGLAHARLHATGHSGHGAYPWLGDNALLKLVRTIGRLTERYPVPAEEAWRTTLNLARIETPNRAYNQIPAEAEAWLDIRFPTEDADWAGADAERITAHLAAFCEPGVTVTVDHVDAPHHADHDSPEIAHLRAAAREQGYGGEFLYKHGAGDGRFYSARGIPAVAFGVGGHGQHGPEEYAEVSTIAPYHAALVSFLHRLAP, from the coding sequence GTGGAGCTTGATGGGTTTCTCACCGCCGCCGAAGAGCTGCTCGCCGTGCCGTCGACCGCGGACCGGCCGGAGGAGCTGCGGCGGGCGCTGGAGCTGGTCGTCGACTTCGTCGGGCCGGGCTTCCGGGTCGAGTGGTTCGAGTCGAGCGGCGTGCCGAGCGCCCTGGTCCACCATGGACCCGAGGCGCGCGACTTCCGGGTGGTGCTCAACGCGCACCTCGACGTCGTGCCGGCGACGCCGGAGCAGTTCCGGCCGCGGCGGGACGGTGACCGGCTGTACGCGCGCGGCGCGCAGGACATGAAGATAACGGCGCTGGCGCAGGCGCTGGCGTTCCGGGAGACGGCGGCCGCCCTGCCGTACCCGCTGGCGCTCCAGCTCGTCGCCGACGAGGAGATCGGCGGGCGCAACGGCACGCGCCACCAGGTGGAGTGTGGCGTCACGGCCGGGTTCGTGGTGATCGGCGAGCACAGCCGCCTGGACATCGTCGCCGACTCCAAGGGCCTGGCGCACGCGCGGCTCCACGCGACCGGTCACAGCGGCCACGGCGCGTACCCGTGGCTCGGCGACAACGCGCTGCTCAAGCTCGTGCGCACGATCGGCCGCCTCACCGAGCGCTACCCGGTGCCGGCCGAGGAGGCGTGGCGCACGACGCTCAACCTGGCGAGGATCGAGACGCCCAACCGCGCGTACAACCAGATCCCGGCCGAGGCGGAGGCGTGGCTCGACATCCGCTTCCCCACCGAGGACGCCGACTGGGCCGGCGCCGACGCCGAGCGGATCACCGCGCACCTGGCCGCCTTCTGCGAACCCGGCGTGACCGTCACCGTCGACCACGTCGACGCGCCGCACCACGCCGACCACGACAGCCCGGAGATCGCGCACCTGCGCGCGGCCGCCCGCGAGCAGGGCTACGGCGGCGAGTTCCTCTACAAGCACGGCGCCGGCGACGGTCGCTTCTACTCAGCGCGCGGCATCCCGGCGGTCGCGTTCGGCGTGGGCGGCCACGGCCAGCACGGCCCGGAGGAGTACGCCGAGGTCTCCACGATCGCCCCGTACCACGCCGCCCTCGTCTCGTTCCTCCACCGCCTCGCGCCCTAG